A region from the Muribaculum gordoncarteri genome encodes:
- the cobU gene encoding bifunctional adenosylcobinamide kinase/adenosylcobinamide-phosphate guanylyltransferase translates to MSRRIIMVTGGQRSGKSEFAEKTARDLSDNPVYLATSQILDDEMRHRVEIHRSRRGDEWTTVEEPLHLGSIDMTNRVVLVDCVTMWASNMLHICEGDGQEALKRMKEEFDRFTAHDATYLIVTNEIGLGGTSANKLQRTFTDLQGSINRHIASSADDAYMLISGISMKIK, encoded by the coding sequence ATGTCACGCCGAATAATAATGGTGACCGGAGGACAACGCTCGGGCAAAAGCGAATTTGCCGAGAAAACCGCACGTGACCTTTCGGACAATCCGGTCTATTTAGCCACTTCACAGATTCTCGATGACGAGATGCGTCACAGGGTTGAAATCCACCGTTCACGACGAGGCGATGAGTGGACAACCGTCGAGGAGCCGCTGCATCTCGGAAGCATCGACATGACCAACCGAGTGGTGCTTGTGGACTGCGTAACGATGTGGGCCTCCAATATGCTTCACATTTGCGAAGGCGACGGCCAAGAAGCCTTGAAACGCATGAAAGAGGAATTTGACCGGTTTACCGCTCACGACGCAACCTACCTTATTGTAACAAATGAAATAGGACTTGGAGGCACGAGTGCCAACAAATTGCAGCGCACATTCACCGATCTGCAAGGTTCAATCAACCGTCACATCGCATCATCGGCCGATGATGCGTACATGCTCATTTCCGGAATATCAATGAAAATAAAATAA
- a CDS encoding sodium:solute symporter: MALLDWLVVGLFCIALIGIIVWVMRQKQNNAEDYFLGGKDATWIAIGASIFASNIGSEHLIGLAGSGASSGMAMAHWEIQGWMILILGWVFVPFYSRSMVITMPEFLERRYNSQSRTILSLISLISYVLTKVAVTVYAGGLVFQQVFGIDTLWGIDFFWIAAIGLVLITALYTIFGGMKSVLYTSVLQTPILLLGSLIILVLGLRELGGWDKMMEICSAVEVNQYGDTMSNLIRDNRDPQYPWLGALIGSAVIGFWYWCTDQFIVQRVLSGKNEKESRRGTIFGAYLKLLPVFLFLIPGMIAFALHQTQGDFLPMLANGNPNSDAAFPTLVAKLLPAGVKGLIVCGILAALMSSLASLFNSSAALFTIDFYQRFRPKTDPKKLVRIGQAATVVIVALGILWIPVMRSVGDVLYLYLQDVQSVLAPGIAAVFLMGICWKRATAQGGMWGLIAGLVIGITRLCAKIYYSNADVIPGGDTSNIFQYLFYDVNWLFFCGWMLVFCLLVVFVVSLFTKAPEPEKIKGLVFGTSTAEQRAVTRESWNHWDIIHTVIILGITVAFYWYFW; encoded by the coding sequence ATGGCATTATTAGACTGGCTTGTCGTAGGACTATTCTGTATAGCCCTCATAGGCATCATAGTATGGGTGATGCGCCAGAAACAAAACAATGCGGAGGACTACTTCCTCGGAGGTAAGGATGCAACCTGGATTGCCATCGGTGCATCTATCTTCGCTTCAAACATCGGATCGGAGCATCTTATCGGACTTGCGGGCTCGGGTGCATCCAGTGGTATGGCTATGGCTCACTGGGAGATTCAGGGTTGGATGATCCTTATTCTCGGTTGGGTTTTTGTACCGTTCTATTCACGAAGCATGGTAATCACCATGCCTGAGTTCCTTGAACGCCGCTATAACTCACAGTCACGTACCATTCTTTCGCTGATTTCTCTTATCAGCTACGTTCTCACCAAGGTTGCCGTTACAGTTTATGCCGGCGGTCTTGTATTCCAGCAGGTGTTCGGTATCGATACACTTTGGGGCATAGATTTCTTCTGGATTGCCGCTATCGGCCTTGTTCTCATCACCGCTCTCTACACCATATTCGGAGGTATGAAATCGGTACTCTACACATCGGTGCTGCAAACACCCATATTGCTGCTCGGTTCACTGATAATTCTTGTGCTTGGTCTTCGTGAACTTGGAGGCTGGGACAAGATGATGGAAATCTGTTCGGCTGTTGAGGTTAACCAATACGGCGATACAATGTCCAATCTTATCCGCGACAACCGCGATCCCCAGTATCCTTGGCTCGGAGCCTTGATCGGTTCGGCTGTTATCGGTTTCTGGTATTGGTGTACCGACCAGTTCATCGTTCAGCGTGTGCTCTCGGGAAAAAATGAAAAAGAGTCACGCCGCGGTACAATCTTCGGCGCTTATCTCAAGCTCCTTCCCGTGTTCTTGTTCTTGATTCCCGGTATGATCGCATTTGCGTTGCACCAGACTCAAGGCGACTTCTTGCCTATGCTTGCCAACGGCAATCCCAATTCTGATGCCGCTTTCCCGACTCTCGTGGCCAAGTTGCTTCCCGCCGGAGTAAAGGGTCTTATCGTGTGCGGTATCCTTGCAGCTCTCATGTCATCTCTTGCTTCGCTGTTCAACTCATCGGCAGCACTCTTCACTATCGACTTCTACCAGCGTTTCCGTCCGAAGACCGACCCCAAGAAACTCGTTCGCATCGGTCAGGCTGCAACAGTGGTAATTGTGGCTCTCGGTATACTTTGGATTCCGGTTATGCGTTCGGTAGGTGATGTGCTGTATCTATATCTCCAGGATGTACAGTCTGTCCTTGCTCCCGGTATCGCAGCTGTATTCCTTATGGGTATCTGCTGGAAGCGTGCAACTGCCCAAGGTGGTATGTGGGGTCTTATCGCGGGTCTTGTGATAGGTATAACCCGTCTTTGCGCAAAAATATACTACAGCAATGCCGATGTAATTCCCGGCGGTGATACAAGCAACATATTCCAGTACCTCTTCTATGATGTTAACTGGTTGTTCTTCTGCGGATGGATGCTTGTATTCTGCTTGCTCGTAGTATTTGTAGTCAGCTTGTTCACCAAGGCTCCCGAACCTGAAAAGATCAAAGGTCTTGTATTTGGCACATCTACCGCTGAACAGCGTGCTGTAACCCGCGAAAGCTGGAACCATTGGGATATAATCCACACTGTCATCATCCTTGGTATCACAGTGGCATTCTACTGGTACTTCTGGTAA
- a CDS encoding aldose epimerase family protein, producing the protein MNYWKSSALCVSIALAMSACGNKQSDSQLTASGLNPDDFVTDVNGKTTGLYTLTNDNGMEVCVTNFGGRLVSIMVPDRDGKFHDVVLGFDSIADYLPQNNASDFGAAIGRYANRINQGRIVLDGDTVQLPRNNFGHCLHGGPTGWQYQVYDVTSVNDSSIVLTMHSPDGDNNFPGNVEATVTYTLTADNAIDIDYKATTDKKTVINMTNHSYFNLNGDPDSSIVDNILYVCADTFTPVDRTYMTTGEIVPVEGTPMDFTTPKAVGQDIANTDYDQIKFGNGYDHNWVLNTAGDDSQVAAKLVAPTTGITLEVLTDEPGIQVYSGNFLDGKVTGKKGKVYKQRSGICLETQHYPDSPNKAEWPSVVLEPGQTYSSHCVFKFGVEN; encoded by the coding sequence ATGAATTACTGGAAATCTTCCGCATTATGCGTGAGCATAGCTCTGGCTATGAGTGCTTGTGGTAACAAGCAGTCCGATTCACAACTAACAGCTTCAGGTTTGAATCCCGATGACTTCGTGACTGATGTCAACGGAAAGACAACCGGTCTTTACACTCTTACCAATGACAATGGCATGGAGGTTTGCGTTACCAATTTCGGCGGACGCTTAGTGTCGATCATGGTCCCCGACCGTGACGGCAAGTTCCATGACGTGGTGCTGGGCTTTGACAGCATCGCCGATTATCTTCCCCAGAACAATGCAAGCGACTTCGGTGCTGCAATCGGCCGTTACGCCAACCGCATCAACCAGGGACGCATCGTTCTCGACGGTGACACTGTTCAGCTTCCCCGCAACAACTTCGGTCATTGCCTGCACGGCGGTCCCACAGGATGGCAGTATCAGGTTTATGACGTGACTTCGGTTAACGACAGCTCAATCGTGCTCACCATGCATTCACCCGATGGCGACAACAACTTCCCCGGAAACGTAGAAGCTACCGTTACCTACACGCTTACTGCCGACAATGCAATCGACATCGATTACAAGGCTACCACCGACAAGAAGACTGTGATCAACATGACCAATCACTCTTACTTCAACCTCAACGGCGACCCCGATTCTTCAATTGTTGACAATATCCTCTATGTATGCGCCGACACATTTACTCCCGTTGACCGCACTTACATGACCACAGGCGAAATCGTGCCCGTAGAGGGAACTCCTATGGACTTCACCACTCCCAAGGCTGTGGGTCAGGACATCGCAAATACCGATTACGACCAGATTAAGTTTGGTAACGGTTACGACCACAACTGGGTGCTCAACACTGCAGGCGACGACTCACAGGTAGCTGCAAAGCTCGTTGCTCCCACAACCGGCATCACACTTGAAGTACTCACCGACGAGCCCGGAATCCAGGTTTATTCAGGCAACTTCCTTGACGGCAAGGTTACCGGTAAGAAAGGCAAAGTTTACAAGCAGCGTTCAGGCATCTGCCTCGAAACCCAGCACTATCCCGACAGCCCCAACAAGGCAGAATGGCCTTCAGTTGTGCTTGAACCCGGTCAGACCTACTCAAGCCACTGCGTATTCAAGTTTGGCGTAGAAAATTAA
- the cobT gene encoding nicotinate-nucleotide--dimethylbenzimidazole phosphoribosyltransferase, translating into MTFDIKRPDASLKEPLQNRIDNLTKPKGSLGMLEELALRIGLIQGTLSPELRNPHNILFAADHGIIADGVSVSPKEVTWQQLGHFAKGGAGINFLCNQHGFKLVLVDAGVDYDIPAGHGIIDMKVRRSTRNFHYGPAMTADEMELCLQRGAEVVGDVHASGCNVVSFGEMGSGNTSPSSMWMHLFTGIPLADCIGAGAGLDNDGIRHKYEVLKESLDNYRGDGSVTDIMAWFGGYELVMAVGGMLRAAELGMLIIVDGFIMTNCILAASKLYPEVLDYAVFGHQGDESGHKLVLQALGAHPILHLSLRLGEGSGAVCAYPILQSAVKMINDMDTFADVAVTKYF; encoded by the coding sequence ATGACATTTGACATAAAGCGCCCCGACGCATCGTTAAAGGAGCCGCTACAGAACCGAATTGACAACCTCACCAAGCCCAAGGGTTCACTCGGCATGCTGGAAGAGCTGGCATTGAGGATAGGACTGATACAAGGTACTTTGTCACCTGAATTGCGCAATCCCCACAACATCCTGTTTGCAGCCGACCATGGAATCATAGCCGACGGCGTGAGCGTGTCGCCCAAGGAGGTGACATGGCAGCAGCTCGGACACTTTGCCAAAGGGGGCGCGGGCATAAACTTCCTGTGCAATCAGCATGGATTCAAGCTCGTTCTTGTAGACGCAGGCGTTGACTACGACATACCTGCCGGACACGGCATCATCGACATGAAAGTGCGTCGGTCGACCCGCAACTTCCATTACGGGCCCGCAATGACCGCCGACGAGATGGAGCTGTGCCTGCAACGCGGCGCCGAAGTGGTGGGCGATGTTCACGCTTCAGGCTGCAATGTCGTCAGCTTCGGCGAGATGGGCAGCGGCAACACCTCTCCGTCGTCAATGTGGATGCATCTTTTCACCGGAATACCCCTCGCCGACTGCATCGGGGCCGGGGCGGGACTCGACAATGACGGCATACGCCACAAGTATGAAGTGCTCAAGGAGTCGCTCGACAACTATCGTGGCGACGGCAGCGTCACCGACATTATGGCATGGTTTGGCGGATATGAATTGGTAATGGCCGTGGGAGGAATGTTACGTGCCGCCGAACTCGGAATGCTCATAATCGTCGACGGCTTCATCATGACCAACTGCATCCTTGCGGCATCGAAGCTTTATCCCGAAGTACTCGACTATGCAGTGTTCGGACATCAGGGCGACGAGTCGGGACACAAACTCGTGCTACAGGCTCTCGGAGCGCACCCCATCCTACACCTAAGCCTGCGTCTTGGCGAGGGCAGCGGAGCGGTGTGCGCCTACCCTATCCTGCAATCGGCCGTAAAGATGATTAACGACATGGACACATTTGCCGATGTGGCCGTGACAAAATACTTCTGA
- the cobS gene encoding adenosylcobinamide-GDP ribazoletransferase, protein MKRVLAAFMFFTRLPLWRMVEVPSHYFKRVVELWPLTGWLTGGVMALTMWLSAQILPATVAALMAIAARLILTGALHDDGLADFCDGFGGGTSRERILAIMKDSHIGTYGVISLIIYYTLFVTLISSLPLHLACMTLIAGDVWSKFCASQVINLLPYARKEEESKARTIYNRMSPLAWVISLLIALPSLLLLPYTYIISAVAPIIATLLMVLMMRHRIQGYTGDCCGALFLISEMSFYISVTIIFGILR, encoded by the coding sequence ATGAAACGCGTGCTCGCTGCATTCATGTTCTTCACCCGGCTTCCGTTGTGGAGGATGGTCGAAGTGCCGTCACACTATTTCAAGCGTGTCGTGGAGCTGTGGCCTCTCACCGGCTGGCTGACGGGAGGCGTAATGGCGTTGACGATGTGGCTGTCGGCTCAGATTCTGCCTGCGACTGTCGCAGCATTGATGGCGATTGCAGCGCGACTCATCCTGACGGGCGCACTTCATGATGACGGACTGGCCGACTTCTGCGACGGATTTGGCGGCGGCACATCACGCGAGCGGATACTCGCAATAATGAAGGACTCGCACATAGGCACCTACGGAGTCATATCACTCATTATATATTATACGCTTTTCGTGACGCTCATCTCGTCACTGCCGTTACATCTCGCGTGCATGACGCTTATCGCCGGCGATGTGTGGAGCAAATTCTGCGCGTCGCAGGTCATCAACCTCCTGCCATACGCACGAAAAGAGGAGGAATCAAAGGCCCGCACGATATACAACCGCATGTCACCGTTGGCATGGGTCATATCTCTGCTCATAGCCCTGCCGTCACTTCTATTGCTTCCCTATACATATATAATAAGCGCGGTGGCACCCATCATAGCCACCCTGTTGATGGTTCTCATGATGCGACACCGCATCCAAGGCTACACCGGCGACTGCTGCGGGGCCTTGTTCCTCATAAGTGAAATGTCGTTCTATATAAGCGTGACAATAATATTCGGAATCCTGCGATGA